In Stigmatopora nigra isolate UIUO_SnigA chromosome 11, RoL_Snig_1.1, whole genome shotgun sequence, the following proteins share a genomic window:
- the tbc1d4 gene encoding TBC1 domain family member 4 isoform X1 — protein MSISSSQSSLRGAHPECILEDSGFTEPQEFRTRCSSLAGSLQRKPVEGAVLDPVRRRHASAPNNVQPSDSDKNRTMLFQVGRFEVNLISPDSKTVVLEKNFKDISSCCQAIKQTDHFGFICRDQSESGPSQYMCFVFQCASESLVDEVMLTLKQAFSTAASLQSSKTLVQLCEACPMHDLHKLCERIEGLYPPRAKLAIQKYLSQLADNEQVEIFERVQRLKPSSDQEENELVILHLRQLCESKQKTHLHIGETPQQSANNSAGDGATTGSRFKLDILKNKARSSLTSSLENILARGASRMRGRLGSMGSMSSFDKQDEESTGVSPPASPPPFPADDPEEGQQFRRRAHTFSHPPVKKRISFEGQTGGKQAPLRRQQSATSEALQSSWNGEGRKRTLSGCSNDSVSGPLPSPRKLSWRQKIFLRVASPMGKSSMQHSEQSDARELLPLSPRGPHSSADPLSRGGDRPKRTAADYRALWKTAVRQQILLLRMEKENQRLEASRDELHIRKMKLSYPEVGPDSQEAQTLWEKKLTAPGRTTVRQDPEALYRALCQGVPKSRRGEVWLLLSHQHRLCRRRPPRQPAADTPYRDLLKQLTAQQHAILVDLGRTFPNLEYFSTQLGAGQLSLYNLLKAYSLLDTEVGYCQGVSFVAGVLLLHMSEEQAFDMLKFLMYDLGVRRQYKPDMVSLQIQMYQLSRLLHDYHRDLYNHLEEYEICPSLYAAPWFLTLFASQFPLGFVSRIFDFLFIQGSEVIFKVALCLLSSHQGEIVECDSFESIVEYLKTTLPNLSQAQMEQTIAKVTEMDISKQLHTYEVEYHVLQDEVAEGGPAPDDTERLEKMEKTNMQLKKQNMELLEKLQAARQKIQSLETNVENFLSRESKMKHMIRTLEQERSAQQKTIERMRSCLPPDAFASVEMTHIKSAPPPDTKNKTAAKRP, from the exons ATGTCCATCAGCAGCAGTCAAAGTAGCTTGAGAGGAGCCCACCCCGAGTGCATCCTCGAAGATTCAGGTTTTACGGAACCCCAAGAGTTCCGCACACGCTGCAGCAGCCTGGCGGGAAGTTTGCAAAGAAAACCCGTAGAAGGTGCCGTGTTGGACCCAGTACGACGCAGACATGCCAGCGCTCCTAACAACGTTCAACCGTCTGATTCGGACAAAAACAGAACCATGCTTTTCCAG GTTGGGCGTTTTGAAGTCAACCTTATAAGTCCAGACAGCAAAACAGTGGTGctggaaaaaaactttaaagacaTTTCTTCTTGTTGTCAG GCTATCAAGCAAACAGACCATTTTGGATTCATTTGTCGTGACCAATCAGAATCCGGTCCCAGCCAGTAcatgtgttttgttttccaatGTGCCAGTGAGTCTCTG GTGGATGAGGTGATGCTAACCTTGAAGCAGGCCTTCAGTACAGCGGCCTCCTTGCAAAGCAGTAAGACTCTGGTCCAGTTATGTGAGGCCTGCCCCATGCACGACCTACATAAGCTCTGCGAACGCATTGAAG GCCTCTACCCACCCAGAGCTAAACTTGCAATCCAGAAATATCTCTCCCAGCTGGCAGACAATGAACAAGTGGAAATATTCGAGCGAGTTCAG CGATTGAAGCCAAGTTCTGACCAAGAAGAGAATGAACTGGTCATTTTGCATCTCAGACAGCTGTGTGAAAGCAAGCAGAAAACACATCTGCACATTGGGGAGACCCCTCAG caaagcgCAAATAATTCTGCGGGCGATGGTGCAACCACGGGCAGCCGCTTCAAATTAGATATCCTCAAGAACAAGGCTCGTTCGTCCCTTACCAGCTCGTTGGAGAACATCTTGGCTCGG GGTGCCAGTCGGATGCGAGGCCGTTTAGGCAGCATGGGAAGCATGAGCAGCTTTGACAAA CAGGATGAAGAATCCACAGGTGTTTCCCCACCGGCATCCCCGCCTCCGTTTCCAGCCGATGACCCCGAAGAGGGGCAGCAGTTCCGAAGACGAGCGCACACCTTCAGCCACCCGCCCGTGAAGAAGCGCATCTCCTTCGAGGGCCAGACGGGCGGCAAGCAGGCACCTTTGCGCAGGCAACAGTCAGCCACCTCGGAAGCTCTGCAAAGCAG CTGGAATGGAGAAGGCAGAAAGAGGACACTGTCAGGTTGCAGCAACGACTCGGTGAGTGGTCCGCTCCCAAGTCCGCGCAAGCTTTCCTGGAGACAAAAGATCTTCCTGAGGGTCGCCTCGCCCATGGGGAAGAGCTCCATGCAACATTCAG AGCAGTCAGATGCCAGGGAACTGTTGCCCCTCTCCCCTCGGGGTCCACATTCGAGCGCGGACCCTCTTAGCAGAGGAGGGGATCGGCCCAAGAGGACTGCGGCAGACTACCGAGCACTGTGGAAAACTGCCGTACGCCAACAAATCTTGCTCCTCCGTATGgagaaggaaaaccagaggCTGGAGG CGAGTCGGGATGAGCTGCACATCCGCAAAATGAAGCTGAGCTACCCGGAAGTGGGCCCCGACTCCCAAGAGGCGCAGACCTTGTGGGAGAAAAAACTGACGGCGCCGGGCAGGACCACGGTGCGGCAGGATCCGGAGGCTCTCTACCGTGCACTCTGCCAAG GTGTTCCTAAAAGTCGTCGCGGGGAAGTGTGGTTGCTGCTCAGTCATCAGCACCGCTTATGTCGGAGACGTCCACCACGCCAGCCGGCCGCCGACACGCCCTACAGGGATCTGTTGAAGCAGCTCACGGCGCAGCAGCACGCCATTCTAGTGGATTTAG GTCGGACCTTCCCCAACCTGGAGTATTTCTCCACCCAGCTAGGTGCTGGACAGCTTTCCCTTTACAACCTGCTTAAAGCTTACTCTTTGCTGGACACAGAG GTGGGCTACTGCCAAGGTGTCAGCTTTGTTGCTGGCGTGTTGTTGCTGCACATGAGCGAGGAGCAAGCCTTTGACATGCTCAAGTTCCTCATGTACGACCTCGGCGTCAGACGCCAGTACAAGCCTGACATGGTCTCACTGCAG ATCCAGATGTACCAGCTCTCCAGACTGCTGCACGACTACCACCGCGACTTGTACAATCACCTGGAGGAGTACGAAATCTGCCCGAGCCTGTATGCCGCGCCGTGGTTCCTCACGCTATTTGCTTCACAGTTCCCCCTCGGCTTTGTCTCCCGCATTTTTG ACTTCCTATTCATCCAGGGTTCGGAAGTCATCTTCAAAGTTGCCTTGTGCCTCCTAAGCAGCCATCAGGGGGAGATAGTGGAGTGTGATAGCTTCGAAAGTATTGTTGAATACTTGAAAACCACGCTTCCCAACCTGAGTCAAGCACAAATGGAACAGACCATTGCCAAG GTGACAGAGATGGACATCTCTAAGCAGCTGCACACGTACGAGGTAGAATACCACGTACTGCAGGATGAGGTAGCCGAAGGCGGCCCGGCGCCGGATGACACGGAGCGCCTGGAAAAGATGGAAAAGACAAACATGCAGCTCAAGAAACAAAACATGGAGCTGCTGGAGAAACTTCAG GCGGCCCGGCAAAAAATCCAATCCCTGGAAACTAACGTGGAGAACTTCCTGTCCCGCGAAAGCAAAATGAAGCACATGATTCGCACGCTGGAGCAGGAAAGGTCTGCGCAGCAGAAGACTATCGAGCGCATGCGCTCTTGCCTGCCGCCTGACGCCTTCGCCAGCGTGGAGATGACCCACATCAAGTCGGCGCCGCCGCCtgacaccaaaaacaaaactgcTGCCAAAAGGCCTTAA
- the tbc1d4 gene encoding TBC1 domain family member 4 isoform X2 — translation MYQLSRLLHDYHRDLYNHLEEYEICPSLYAAPWFLTLFASQFPLGFVSRIFDFLFIQGSEVIFKVALCLLSSHQGEIVECDSFESIVEYLKTTLPNLSQAQMEQTIAKVTEMDISKQLHTYEVEYHVLQDEVAEGGPAPDDTERLEKMEKTNMQLKKQNMELLEKLQAARQKIQSLETNVENFLSRESKMKHMIRTLEQERSAQQKTIERMRSCLPPDAFASVEMTHIKSAPPPDTKNKTAAKRP, via the exons ATGTACCAGCTCTCCAGACTGCTGCACGACTACCACCGCGACTTGTACAATCACCTGGAGGAGTACGAAATCTGCCCGAGCCTGTATGCCGCGCCGTGGTTCCTCACGCTATTTGCTTCACAGTTCCCCCTCGGCTTTGTCTCCCGCATTTTTG ACTTCCTATTCATCCAGGGTTCGGAAGTCATCTTCAAAGTTGCCTTGTGCCTCCTAAGCAGCCATCAGGGGGAGATAGTGGAGTGTGATAGCTTCGAAAGTATTGTTGAATACTTGAAAACCACGCTTCCCAACCTGAGTCAAGCACAAATGGAACAGACCATTGCCAAG GTGACAGAGATGGACATCTCTAAGCAGCTGCACACGTACGAGGTAGAATACCACGTACTGCAGGATGAGGTAGCCGAAGGCGGCCCGGCGCCGGATGACACGGAGCGCCTGGAAAAGATGGAAAAGACAAACATGCAGCTCAAGAAACAAAACATGGAGCTGCTGGAGAAACTTCAG GCGGCCCGGCAAAAAATCCAATCCCTGGAAACTAACGTGGAGAACTTCCTGTCCCGCGAAAGCAAAATGAAGCACATGATTCGCACGCTGGAGCAGGAAAGGTCTGCGCAGCAGAAGACTATCGAGCGCATGCGCTCTTGCCTGCCGCCTGACGCCTTCGCCAGCGTGGAGATGACCCACATCAAGTCGGCGCCGCCGCCtgacaccaaaaacaaaactgcTGCCAAAAGGCCTTAA